A genomic region of Gossypium hirsutum isolate 1008001.06 chromosome D01, Gossypium_hirsutum_v2.1, whole genome shotgun sequence contains the following coding sequences:
- the LOC107922266 gene encoding prolycopene isomerase, chloroplastic, with protein sequence MSLGCYQTVLFPTEGKSDFSSWNPLKNSQLKGNKISGVKFSNFQVSQRRKCIPMKLKSLLSVDSAVEIEGKKGVNTGSKYDAIVIGSGIGGLVAATQLAVKGAKVLVLEKYVIPGGSSGYYQRDGYTFDVGSSVMFGFSDKGNLNLITQALAAVGREMEVIPDPTTVHFHLPNNLSVQVHREYSEFINELMSKFPHEKEGILKFYGECWKIFNALNSLQLKSLEEPIYLFGQFFQKPLECLTLAYYLPQNAGDIARKYVKDPDLLSFIDAECFIVSTVNALRTPMINAGMVLCDRHFGGINYPVGGVGGIAKSLAEGLIDQGSEILYKANVTNIIIDQGKAVGVKISDGREFFAQTIISNATRWDTFGKLLKAENLPKEEENFQKVYVKAPSFLSIHMGVKADVLPPDTDCHHFVLEDDWTRLEEPYGSIFLSIPTVLDSSLAPKGRHILHIFTTSPLEDWEGLPPKDYEAKKELIADEIIGRLEKKLFPGLKSSIVFKEVGTPKTHRRYLARDMGTYGPMPRQIPKGLLGMPFNTTGISGLYCVGDSCFPGQGVIAVAFSGVMCAHRVAADIGLEKKSPILDAALLGLLGWLRTLA encoded by the exons ATGAGTTTAGGTTGTTATCAAACCGTTCTGTTCCCTACAGAAGGGAAGTCGGATTTTTCGTCCTGGAATCCATTGAAAAACTCACAATTGAAAGGTAACAAGATTAGTGGTGTCAAATTCAGCAACTTTCAGGTCAGTCAAAGGAGAAAATGCATTCCTATGAAATTGAAATCCCTGTTGAGTGTAGACAGTGCGGTGGAGATAGAGGGAAAGAAAGGAGTCAATACGGGGAGTAAATATGATGCAATAGTTATAGGGTCAGGGATAGGAGGGCTTGTTGCAGCTACACAGTTGGCTGTTAAAGGAGCCAAGGTTTTGGTACTGGAGAAGTATGTGATTCCAGGAGGGAGTTCTGGGTATTACCAGAGAGATGGATATACTTTCGATGTAGGATCTTCTGTCATGTTTGGATTCAGTGATAAG GGGAATCTGAATTTGATAACTCAAGCATTGGCTGCGGTCGGGCGTGAGATGGAGGTGATTCCTGATCCAACTACAGTTCATTTCCATCTACCAAATAACCTTTCCGTTCAAGTACATAGAGAATACAGTGAATTTATCAATGAACTTATGAGTAAATTTCCACATGAGAAGGAAGGGATCCTTAAATTTTATGGCGAGTGTTGGAAG ATCTTCAATGCCTTGAACTCGTTGCAATTGAAGTCCCTCGAGGAACCAATCTACCTTTTCGGACAGTTCTTTCAGAAGCCTCTTGAATGTTTGACACTTG CTTATTATTTGCCCCAAAACGCTGGAGATATTGCTCGAAAGTACGTGAAGGATCCCGATTTGTTGTCTTTCATTGATGCTGAG TGTTTCATAGTGAGTACGGTTAATGCTTTGCGGACACCAATGATCAATGCAGGCATG GTTCTATGTGACAGGCATTTCGGTGGAATTAATTACCCTGTTGGTGGTGTTGGTGGAATAGCAAAGTCTTTGGCCGAAGGCCTGATCGATCAGGGTAGTGAAATACTTTACAAGGCAAATGTGACTAACATTATAATTGACCAAGGGAAAGCT GTGGGAGTGAAAATTTCGGATGGAAGGGAGTTCTTTGCCCAAACCATAATATCAAATGCTACTCGATGGGATACATTTG GGAAGCTGTTAAAAGCAGAAAACCttccaaaagaagaagaaaattttcagaaaGTTTATGTTAAGGCTCCATCATTTCTTTCCATTCACATGGGTGTTAAGGCTGACGTTCTGCCTCCTGATACTGATTGTCATCATTTTGTGCTCGAG GATGACTGGACGAGATTAGAGGAACCATATGGGAGCATCTTCTTAAGCATTCCAACCGTTCTCGATTCATCATTGGCTCCAAAAGGGCGTCATATTCTTCACATATTTACTACTTCTCCTTTAGAAGATTGGGAA GGACTTCCACCGAAGGACTATGAGGCGAAAAAGGAGCTAATTGCTGATGAAATCATCGGAAGGTTGGAGAAGAAACTATTCCCGGGACTGAAATCATCAATTGTTTTTAAGGAG GTAGGGACCCCAAAGACACACAGACGGTACTTGGCTCGTGACATGGGTACTTATGGACCGATGCCTCGTCAAATTCCCAAGGGCTTATTAGGGATGCCGTTTAATACAACG GGTATTAGTGGTCTTTATTGTGTCGGTGATAGCTGCTTTCCGGGACAAGGCGTTATAGCAGTTGCTTTTTCAGGCGTAATGTGTGCTCATCGGGTTGCTGCTGATATTG GGCTTGAGAAGAAGTCTCCAATATTGGACGCTGCTCTTCTTGGATTACTCGGTTGGTTAAGGACATTGGCTTAA
- the LOC107922265 gene encoding ABC transporter G family member 22 — protein MEKSSNSTTLGRTKSDQLLETLAAVFKSPTSQSDLAPGTSDSGGTLSRKSSRRLVVGASPARSSGGGSRNAHIRKARSAQMKLDLEELSSGAALSRASSASLGFSFSFTGFTVPPDEIAGSKLFSDDDIPEDIEAGICRPKFQAEPTLPIYLKFREVSYKVVIKGMTSSEERDILNGISGDVSPGEVVALMGPSGSGKTTLLNILGGRLTHSAVAGSVTYNDQPYSKFLKSRIGFVTQDDVLFPHLTVKETLTYAALLRLPLTLTKQQKEKRALDVIYELGLDRCQDTMIGGSFVRGVSGGERKRVCIGNEIIIKPSLLFLDEPTSGLDSTTALRTVETLQDIAEAGKTVLTTIHQPSSRLFHKFDKLIVLGKGNLLYFGKASEATDYFSSIGCSPLIAMNPAEFLLDLANGNLNDISVPPELEDRVQMENSETETRNGKPPPQVVHEYLVEAYELRFSENENKLMDPLHLDEEPKLKVLSSKRQWGASWWQQYCILFIRGIKERRHDYFSWLRITQVLSTAIILGLLWWQSDSKTSRGRQDQAGLLFFIAVFWGFFPVFTAIFTFPQERAMLSKERAADMYRLSAYFLARTTSDLPLDLILPVLFILVVYFMAGLRLSAGPFFLSMLTVFLCIVAAQGLGLAIGATLMDLKRATTLASVTVMTFMLAGGFFVERVPVFISWIRYLSFNYHTYKLLLKVQYQDMVPPLKGIQTDNGSREVGALVAMIFGYRLLAYLSLRRMKLHS, from the exons ATGGAGAAATCCAGTAATTCAACAACTTTAGGTCGAACAAAATCGGATCAGCTGTTGGAGACGCTGGCGGCGGTTTTCAAATCGCCGACGTCGCAGAGTGATCTAGCGCCGGGAACGTCGGATAGCGGTGGAACTTTGTCACGGAAATCGAGCAGGCGGTTGGTAGTGGGGGCATCGCCGGCGCGGAGCAGTGGCGGCGGTAGTAGAAACGCACACATTAGGAAGGCGAGGAGCGCTCAGATGAAGTTGGACTTGGAAGAACTGAGCAGTGGGGCGGCGCTCAGCCGTGCTTCTAGCGCTAGCTTGggcttttctttctctttcactGGCTTCACCGTTCCGCCGGATGAGATCGCCGGTTCAAAACTCTTCAGCGATGACGATATAC CTGAAGATATTGAAGCTGGAATCTGCAGGCCAAAATTTCAAGCAGAGCCTACATTGCCAATTTATTTGAAG TTCAGAGAAGTGAGTTACAAGGTGGTAATAAAAGGAATGACGAGCAGTGAAGAGAGGGATATATTGAATGGAATATCAGGTGATGTGAGCCCTGGTGAAGTTGTAGCACTTATGGGACCTTCTGGAAGTGGGAAGACCACACTTCTTAATATACTCGGCGGCCGTTTAACTCATTCCGCCGTCGCCGGTTCCGTTACGTATAATGACCAGCCTTACTCCAAGTTTCTTAAAAGCAG GATCGGATTCGTGACACAGGATGATGTGTTGTTTCCTCACCTTACCGTGAAAGAAACATTGACATATGCAGCTCTCCTTCGACTGCCCTTGACCTTAACCAAACAACAGAAGGAAAAGCGAGCCTTAGATGTCATTTACGAGCTTGGCTTGGACAG ATGCCAAGACACAATGATCGGCGGCTCGTTCGTCCGTGGCGTGTCGGGCGGGGAGAGGAAAAGAGTTTGTATTGGCAATGAGATCATAATCAAGCCTTCTCTTCTCTTCCTCGATGAACCAACATCTGGTTTGGATTCCACAACAGCTTTAAGGACTGTTGAAACATTACAAGACATAGCTGAG GCTGGGAAGACAGTGTTAACAACAATCCACCAGCCATCAAGTAGACTCTTCCACAAATTTGATAAGTTGATTGTTTTAGGGAAAGGCAATTTACTCTACTTCGGCAAAGCTTCCGAAGCCACCGATTATTTCTCGTCTATTGGATGTTCCCCTCTCATTGCCATGAATCCAGCTGAGTTTTTGCTTGACCTTGCTAATGGCAACTTAAATGATATCTCCGTCCCACCGGAGCTTGAAGACAGAGTTCAAATGGAGAATTCCGAAACTGAAACACGAAATGGAAAGCCACCACCGCAAGTCGTTCATGAG TATCTAGTGGAAGCCTACGAGTTGAGGTTTTCGGAAAACGAGAACAAACTTATGGATCCTCTTCATTTAGACGAAGAACCAAAGCTCAAAGTATTGTCTTCGAAGCGACAATGGGGAGCGAGCTGGTGGCAACAATACTGCATATTGTTCATCAGAGGGATCAAAGAACGAAGGCATGATTATTTCAGTTGGTTGAGGATCACACAAGTTCTTTCCACAGCCATAATCTTGGGATTACTGTGGTGGCAATCAGATAGTAAAACCAGTCGAGGCCGTCAAGAtcag GCAGGGTTGTTGTTTTTCATCGCAGTTTTCTGGGGTTTCTTCCCTGTTTTCACAGCAATCTTCACATTTCCTCAAGAAAGAGCAATGCTGAGTAAAGAAAGAGCGGCTGATATGTATAGATTGAGTGCTTACTTTTTAGCTCGAACTACAAGTGACCTTCCACTTGATCTTATATTACCAGTGCTTTTCATTTTAGTGGTCTATTTCATGGCTGGTCTCAGACTGAGTGCCGGCCCGTTTTTCCTCAGTATGCTTACGGTTTTTCTCTGCATCGTGGCGGCTCAG GGTCTTGGATTAGCGATTGGAGCCACTCTAATGGACTTAAAGAGAGCTACTACTTTGGCTTCGGTTACTGTCATGACCTTTATGCTGGCGGGTGGCTTTTTTGTTGAG AGAGTTCCGGTGTTCATATCCTGGATCAGGTATTTGTCATTTAACTATCATACTTATAAGCTACTTCTAAAGGTACAATACCAAGACATGGTGCCGCCATTAAAAGGGATTCAAACAGACAATGGGTCGAGGGAAGTTGGGGCTTTGGTAGCCATGATTTTTGGCTACCGTCTGTTGGCCTACTTGTCTTTGCGGAGGATGAAACTCCATTCTTGA